One window from the genome of Variovorax sp. PAMC26660 encodes:
- the tssG gene encoding type VI secretion system baseplate subunit TssG yields MRDAPDPVAAAPAPAAAQEGTAASRVEGAVHAWSAEPWSFDYFAVLRRLESVAKTTPRWGRALLPSAEPLRVGQEPSLSFAPASFSRFEAASAYSPPRLRQHFFSYIGPNGPLPVHLSDFIRERSLNHGDPTWLAFLDTFLHRFSLHFYRAWAQARPAVALDRPDEDRFRLQIGALVGIGAPGRIERDEIHDDARLHFSGWLARRVHSAEGVASVLCSYFGVPVTLERWVGHWMSLPPGELTRLGQGESSRSMGMGAMLGTRAWDRQHRVRLHLGPLTLQQYRMFLPIGNAQPVLQRWMLQLLGDELEWDAELVLEKAQVPATRLGHAKGNAPRLGWVSWLGERTRSRDAADVRIGRQPTGAH; encoded by the coding sequence GTGCGGGACGCGCCAGATCCTGTAGCCGCCGCGCCGGCACCGGCAGCGGCGCAGGAGGGCACGGCTGCGTCGCGGGTCGAGGGCGCGGTGCACGCGTGGTCGGCCGAGCCGTGGTCCTTCGATTACTTCGCGGTGCTGCGCCGGCTGGAGTCGGTGGCAAAGACCACGCCGCGCTGGGGCCGCGCGCTGCTGCCCAGCGCCGAACCGCTGCGCGTGGGGCAGGAGCCTTCGCTGTCGTTCGCGCCGGCCAGCTTCAGCCGCTTCGAGGCGGCGAGCGCCTATTCGCCGCCGCGCTTGCGCCAGCATTTCTTCAGCTACATCGGCCCCAACGGCCCGTTGCCGGTGCACCTGAGCGACTTCATCCGCGAGCGCAGCCTGAACCATGGCGATCCGACCTGGCTGGCCTTTCTCGACACCTTCCTGCATCGCTTCTCGCTGCACTTCTACCGGGCCTGGGCGCAGGCGCGCCCGGCGGTGGCGCTCGACCGGCCGGACGAAGACCGGTTCAGGCTGCAGATCGGCGCGCTGGTCGGCATCGGCGCGCCGGGGCGCATCGAGCGCGACGAGATCCACGACGACGCGCGCCTGCATTTCTCGGGCTGGCTCGCACGCCGCGTGCACAGCGCCGAGGGCGTGGCGTCGGTGCTGTGCAGCTACTTCGGCGTGCCCGTGACGCTGGAGCGCTGGGTCGGCCACTGGATGAGCCTGCCACCCGGCGAACTGACGCGGCTGGGGCAGGGCGAGAGTTCGCGTTCGATGGGCATGGGCGCAATGCTCGGCACGCGCGCGTGGGACCGGCAGCACCGCGTGCGCCTGCACCTTGGGCCGCTCACGCTGCAGCAATACCGCATGTTTCTTCCCATCGGCAATGCGCAGCCCGTGCTGCAGCGCTGGATGCTGCAACTGCTGGGCGACGAACTCGAATGGGACGCCGAGCTTGTGCTCGAAAAAGCACAAGTGCCCGCCACGCGCCTGGGCCATGCGAAGGGCAATGCACCGCGCCTGGGCTGGGTCTCGTGGCTCGGCGAGCGCACGCGCAGCCGC